Part of the Halodesulfovibrio aestuarii DSM 17919 = ATCC 29578 genome, AACTCGTACACGAGCGTACAATTCTCGCCGCAATGCTGTAATACCTTGCGCGCAACGTACTTTCCGGCATCATCAAGGTGCAGTAAACTTGCATGCTTACTGCGCCCCTTAGCCGTCAGCACATCCGCAGGAGCATTCACGTGAATCATACGAAGCCGATCAAAAAGATCACAACAATCAAGAAGTGCATGATGCCCGTATGCAATGATATGGCCTATGTCAATGCATACCCCCAGTCCCAAATCTTCTATTACCGGGGCAATATCAATCAGACATGCCCCCTCAACATTCTCAATTAATAAATCATTACAGTCAAATCCATGACTATGCCATGCGCGAGCAACCACTGTTAATAATTGCTGAGCCACTTCCACAGAAAAAGCATTTTCCCCCAACGTCAACGGTGGATGCAGCACAGCCTGACGGACTCCTAGAAAATCTACCTTATCCATCAAACCCAAGATAATATCTGCCACAGCATCGGCATCAGGCCACGGTAAATCCAACGGCAGATGTACGTGGTACGACAAATCAAGCTGCGCTAAACCACGCGGCAAGTCATCCTCACCATATGCAAGACATGCCTCCGACTCAAAAAACAACAAGGAAACTTCGTCGACCTTATCCTCAAGAAAAACGCAGTTTTCATACACAGTACCAGCCATCACCCATGAGGGCGCAGCTGTAGTAATGACAGCGTTGGTGCCTTTTACGGGGTGCCGACGGGCAGTCTTCGTTTTGCATCTGGAAATGGACACTGTTTCCTTGAGCCCGTTTACATGCGGTTTTTTATCCATAAGGCTTATTTTCCAGCTTAGGTGTTGTTTCTAGTGTGTAATGCGAGATCTCCCCGGCTAGGCCGAGCAAGTTCTTCCGCCCATAGAAAAAGGGCATCTAGCAATATTTTAACCGGTTACAATCAACACATAGCTAGTACGTCATGTCGGTCGGGGAGGCCTCTCCCTCTCTGAAAGGAGTTTCCCGCCTGAGCTACGAAATTAAGCGCAGCAGGCAGTCAAATTTTACAACAAACTCAGCTGCGTTTCTTTATGCTTCTTTTTAGCCTTGAGTGCGGAATGCATTAATCCGTCATTTGGCAGATCCGTTAAGAAACGAGAAGGGGAAAGGTGCACTGTGTGCCCGTAAATCATGCGCTTGCCTGAATGGCT contains:
- the cbiR gene encoding cobamide remodeling phosphodiesterase CbiR, with product MDKKPHVNGLKETVSISRCKTKTARRHPVKGTNAVITTAAPSWVMAGTVYENCVFLEDKVDEVSLLFFESEACLAYGEDDLPRGLAQLDLSYHVHLPLDLPWPDADAVADIILGLMDKVDFLGVRQAVLHPPLTLGENAFSVEVAQQLLTVVARAWHSHGFDCNDLLIENVEGACLIDIAPVIEDLGLGVCIDIGHIIAYGHHALLDCCDLFDRLRMIHVNAPADVLTAKGRSKHASLLHLDDAGKYVARKVLQHCGENCTLVYELFSWKHIETTIPIVEEMLLIEGK